One window of the Brevibacterium limosum genome contains the following:
- a CDS encoding glycosyltransferase: MYEEPSRIAAIVPCHNEEITVAKVVGDLKAAVPGITVYVYDNCSHDRTSQRAAEAGAIVRRENIPGKGNVVRRAFADIDADIYVMIDGDDTYEAANLPEMIDTLISGPYDHVLGIRQDNQETTSYRPGHEVGNKMFNRLTGWLFGSQVTDMLSGCRVFSRRFVKSFPAISRRFEIETELTVHTMSLRLPTAEVAVDFRDRPDGSESKLSTFKDGFRILGLISALVRHERPRLFYGTLTAVLAVLSLIFGLPVVWEFCQTGLVPRFPTAILATGLMGLAFLLGSVGLTLDGLRRARRETSRLAYLGLPAVCDSAAETSWGDSARKAGEGAAASGIDSLLSEPANTDYRTRTRVRTTLAS; this comes from the coding sequence ATGTACGAAGAACCGAGCAGGATCGCGGCGATCGTTCCCTGCCACAACGAGGAGATCACCGTCGCCAAGGTCGTCGGCGACCTCAAGGCCGCTGTTCCGGGGATCACGGTCTACGTCTACGACAACTGCTCACACGACCGCACCTCGCAGCGCGCTGCCGAAGCCGGTGCCATCGTGCGCAGGGAGAACATTCCCGGCAAGGGCAACGTCGTCCGGCGGGCCTTCGCCGATATCGACGCCGACATCTACGTGATGATCGACGGCGACGACACCTACGAGGCGGCTAACCTGCCCGAGATGATCGACACCCTGATCTCCGGCCCGTACGACCACGTGCTCGGGATCCGTCAGGACAATCAGGAGACGACGTCGTATCGTCCCGGCCACGAAGTCGGCAACAAGATGTTCAACCGGCTGACCGGGTGGCTCTTCGGCTCGCAGGTGACCGACATGCTGTCCGGCTGCCGCGTGTTCTCCCGCCGCTTCGTCAAATCATTCCCCGCGATCAGCCGCCGCTTCGAGATCGAAACCGAGCTGACCGTGCACACGATGTCCCTGCGCCTTCCCACCGCCGAGGTGGCCGTGGACTTCCGTGACCGACCCGACGGAAGCGAGTCGAAGCTCTCGACCTTCAAAGACGGGTTCCGCATCCTCGGGCTGATCTCCGCCCTCGTCCGGCACGAACGGCCCCGATTGTTCTACGGCACGCTCACCGCTGTGCTCGCCGTACTGTCGCTGATCTTCGGTCTGCCGGTGGTGTGGGAGTTCTGTCAGACCGGGCTCGTGCCCCGGTTCCCGACGGCGATCCTCGCCACCGGGCTCATGGGGCTGGCGTTCCTGCTCGGCAGCGTCGGTCTGACCTTGGACGGTCTGCGCCGGGCCAGGCGTGAGACCTCACGGCTGGCCTATCTCGGTCTGCCCGCCGTCTGCGATTCGGCAGCGGAGACTTCCTGGGGCGACTCCGCGCGGAAGGCCGGCGAGGGTGCGGCCGCCTCCGGCATCGACTCATTGCTGTCGGAGCCGGCGAACACCGACTATCGGACTCGAACCCGAGTGAGGACCACGCTCGCTTCATGA
- a CDS encoding DUF6716 putative glycosyltransferase produces MLPSHSDAPPRRSAGPAPVRILSVSDSESYLKWATQLLSSLPDVEGRVFLIDNPILPTAEQIASAVAGTDWEHREVPVISRADLAQVIADHSPDIVLGAATGPIVAQVFLTAHTRTDRPALVSGLPGMGLPASGKGMNYRRLMDAFIAHSSAEVAAYTEASARSQVPCEVMLARLPMLRSKRIPQLTKSTAEAVPRTLVFAPQAKVPAERADREAIIAALAEFADRHPDSTAVIKMRSRPGEFETHHEQHSYFEILEDFRTRNVPGAARVELGYGPLSNFLTDDSALVTVSSTAALESIDRGVPTLLISDFGFNAELLNEVFEYSGATGSLAEVAAGSIGFPDPEWLAENYFHLDDGQLRRDLGLLATRARAGQLPNRRAALLKQKRMLLRAELRTVTPAPVVSAYRKLRRTR; encoded by the coding sequence ATGCTGCCGTCACACTCCGACGCCCCGCCTCGGCGATCGGCCGGGCCTGCTCCCGTCCGCATCCTCTCGGTCTCCGACAGCGAGTCCTACCTCAAGTGGGCGACCCAGCTGCTGTCCAGCCTGCCGGATGTCGAGGGGCGCGTGTTCCTCATCGACAATCCCATCCTGCCGACCGCCGAGCAGATCGCCAGCGCCGTCGCCGGCACCGACTGGGAACATCGCGAGGTCCCCGTCATCTCGCGGGCCGACCTCGCGCAGGTCATCGCCGACCACTCCCCCGACATCGTCCTCGGTGCCGCCACCGGTCCGATCGTCGCCCAGGTCTTCCTCACCGCACACACCCGCACCGACCGGCCCGCATTGGTCTCGGGCCTGCCCGGAATGGGCCTGCCGGCCAGCGGCAAGGGGATGAATTATCGCCGGCTGATGGATGCGTTCATCGCCCATTCCTCCGCCGAGGTGGCTGCCTACACCGAGGCGAGCGCACGGTCCCAGGTCCCGTGCGAAGTGATGTTGGCGCGCCTGCCGATGCTGCGTTCGAAGCGTATTCCGCAGCTGACGAAGTCCACCGCCGAGGCGGTCCCGCGCACCCTCGTGTTCGCTCCGCAGGCGAAGGTCCCGGCGGAGCGAGCCGACCGTGAGGCGATCATCGCGGCCCTGGCCGAATTCGCCGACCGGCACCCGGATTCGACTGCGGTCATCAAGATGCGATCGCGCCCCGGTGAGTTCGAGACTCATCACGAACAGCATTCCTACTTCGAGATCCTCGAGGACTTCCGCACCCGGAACGTCCCCGGTGCCGCACGCGTCGAGTTGGGCTACGGTCCCCTCAGCAACTTCCTCACAGACGATTCGGCCCTGGTCACCGTGTCCTCGACGGCGGCGCTCGAGTCCATCGACCGAGGTGTGCCGACCCTGCTCATCTCGGACTTCGGTTTCAATGCTGAGCTGCTCAACGAGGTCTTCGAATACTCCGGTGCCACCGGCAGTCTCGCCGAGGTCGCCGCCGGATCCATCGGATTCCCGGACCCGGAGTGGTTGGCCGAGAACTACTTCCATCTGGACGATGGGCAGCTGCGCCGCGACCTCGGGCTGTTGGCCACCCGGGCTCGGGCCGGTCAGCTGCCCAACCGTCGGGCGGCGCTGCTCAAGCAGAAGCGGATGCTGCTTCGCGCCGAGCTGCGCACCGTCACCCCCGCCCCCGTCGTCAGCGCCTATCGCAAGCTGCGCCGCACCCGCTGA
- a CDS encoding GtrA family protein: MKESISDRLRRLAVEAFKFLTVGGLGYIVDVGLSNVLAYGLGPIPALLEGSPIKSKIISTILAMIVVWIGNRLWTYGDRTTHSNMRGIVLFVAVNLAGMVISVIPLGVTWYLLDMRDQLTYNISTNVIGIGLAMVFRFYAYRTWVFKDEAPDTEVVVALDEPSRVPDDRD; encoded by the coding sequence ATGAAAGAGTCAATCTCGGACCGTCTCCGGCGCCTCGCGGTGGAAGCCTTCAAGTTCCTCACCGTCGGCGGGCTCGGCTATATCGTCGACGTCGGGCTGTCCAACGTGCTGGCCTACGGGCTCGGTCCGATCCCCGCCCTCCTCGAGGGCAGCCCCATCAAGTCGAAGATCATCTCGACGATCCTCGCGATGATCGTCGTGTGGATCGGCAACAGACTCTGGACCTATGGGGACCGGACCACGCACTCGAATATGCGCGGAATCGTCCTCTTCGTCGCCGTCAACCTCGCCGGCATGGTCATCTCGGTCATCCCGCTCGGTGTCACCTGGTACCTGCTCGACATGCGCGACCAGCTCACCTACAACATCTCGACGAATGTCATCGGCATCGGCCTGGCCATGGTCTTCCGCTTCTACGCCTACCGCACCTGGGTATTCAAAGACGAAGCACCCGACACCGAGGTGGTCGTGGCCTTGGACGAGCCGAGCCGCGTCCCCGACGACCGGGACTGA
- a CDS encoding polysialyltransferase family glycosyltransferase, with the protein MKQIFLASTLFELVCLAAGIDGGDYDRPAAPALMGTDGLAPEDAPAATERILLVSNNAVVMELSESFVDAPGAASLVDRFDRVVDLNEALAPLHVHPSSWRPDHADLPVVESYLRGRWGLDEADEIELVIESPQVNPAIALGRVFSRATMRVHADGLMSFGPTRNQIPLTNGQRMSVLHYLPLVPGISPRLLDEFGIAHRPLGDKSFTAVVRELGEHSAHVLEAELGDVLGAAPSGTRPWALVVGQYLSALGLITSEEETQLHIDMIEAAAARGLEVVVFKPHPAAPPSQTGPLFEAAQRLGITLQVFDLPVMAEVIIDRLSPDLIVGGFSTALMTARQIYRVPALAVGTDPLLEAIAPYQNSNRIPLTIISEVCDGSAPDEAGTPPQLERLLAAVTYCMAPTLSHDLRDTATDFLTEVFDERIDSGDSAGGFSRYFKRRRLTALALPGSTSKAFAPKRMIKRSGTLVIRAVARKQHRIMKRIQHR; encoded by the coding sequence GTGAAACAGATCTTTCTGGCCTCGACGCTGTTCGAGCTCGTCTGCCTGGCGGCGGGAATCGACGGCGGTGACTATGACCGGCCGGCGGCTCCGGCGCTGATGGGAACCGATGGGCTCGCACCCGAGGACGCTCCGGCTGCGACCGAGCGGATCCTCCTGGTCAGCAACAATGCCGTCGTCATGGAACTCTCCGAGTCATTCGTCGATGCGCCGGGAGCCGCCTCGTTGGTGGACCGCTTCGACCGGGTCGTCGACCTCAACGAAGCGCTCGCGCCTCTGCACGTACATCCGTCGTCGTGGCGGCCCGATCATGCGGATCTGCCGGTCGTGGAGTCGTATCTGCGTGGCCGGTGGGGGTTGGATGAGGCCGACGAGATCGAGCTCGTCATCGAATCACCCCAGGTCAACCCCGCTATTGCCCTGGGACGAGTGTTCTCGCGAGCGACGATGAGGGTGCATGCCGATGGGCTGATGAGCTTCGGTCCCACCCGCAATCAGATTCCGCTGACGAACGGGCAGCGCATGTCCGTGCTGCACTATCTGCCGCTGGTGCCGGGAATCTCTCCGAGGCTGCTCGACGAATTCGGCATCGCCCACCGTCCGTTGGGGGACAAGTCATTCACCGCCGTGGTGCGCGAGCTCGGTGAGCATTCGGCTCACGTGCTTGAGGCGGAGCTGGGAGATGTTCTGGGTGCCGCACCGTCGGGGACTCGCCCGTGGGCGCTGGTCGTCGGTCAGTATCTGTCGGCGCTCGGGCTCATCACCTCCGAGGAGGAGACGCAGCTGCACATCGACATGATCGAGGCCGCTGCTGCGCGGGGCCTGGAAGTCGTGGTGTTCAAACCGCACCCGGCCGCTCCCCCGTCGCAGACCGGACCGCTGTTCGAAGCGGCACAGCGACTCGGGATCACTCTGCAGGTGTTCGACCTGCCCGTCATGGCCGAGGTCATCATCGACCGGTTGTCTCCCGACCTCATCGTCGGCGGGTTCTCGACCGCGCTGATGACTGCACGCCAGATCTACCGGGTGCCCGCCCTGGCCGTGGGCACGGATCCGCTCCTCGAAGCCATCGCTCCCTATCAGAACAGCAACCGCATCCCGTTGACGATCATCTCCGAAGTCTGCGACGGCAGCGCTCCGGACGAGGCCGGCACGCCCCCGCAGCTGGAGCGTCTGCTCGCGGCGGTCACCTACTGCATGGCGCCGACGCTGTCGCACGATCTGCGCGACACGGCGACAGACTTCCTCACCGAGGTCTTCGACGAGCGCATCGACAGCGGCGATTCCGCCGGCGGGTTCAGCCGCTATTTCAAGCGCCGCCGCCTCACCGCGCTGGCTCTGCCGGGCAGCACGTCGAAGGCGTTTGCTCCGAAGCGGATGATCAAACGCTCGGGAACGCTCGTGATCAGAGCTGTGGCGAGAAAACAACACCGCATCATGAAACGGATCCAACACCGGTGA
- a CDS encoding glycosyltransferase family 2 protein, producing MTDFDLSIIIPAKDGAPYLSTLFRSLRQQGPVWDRTQLIFVNDGSSDETPELLDEFSQWFPHFEVLTNPEATGLANARNKGLASARGEHIIFLDGDDWLAPGHLSAMLAAAHRLGVDFIRCDHTTVEGTKRVRKLAPMSVRDVTLDPKVGILPVYESTMVDYPFAWAGIFHRRVLEQGILHFPENFMTAEDRSWIWRLHLQAESFAVVDAPGILYRRGLAGSLSRIVDIRQLDFIRAFGQIFDLVAAEPDADRLWPKAIRNWLAILDHQINRFAASPASLRHQLRRGARTISAKIPPEYLREEFVLQKQGRQLNVSSYLNDAPSFVLEMMK from the coding sequence GTGACCGATTTCGACCTGAGCATCATCATTCCCGCCAAAGATGGTGCCCCCTACCTGAGCACCCTGTTCCGTTCGCTGCGGCAGCAGGGCCCCGTGTGGGACCGCACTCAGCTGATCTTCGTCAACGACGGATCGAGTGATGAGACACCGGAGCTGCTGGACGAATTCAGTCAGTGGTTCCCCCATTTCGAGGTGCTCACCAACCCCGAGGCGACGGGGCTGGCCAACGCCCGCAACAAGGGGCTGGCATCCGCTCGAGGGGAACACATCATCTTCCTCGACGGGGATGATTGGCTGGCTCCGGGACACCTGTCCGCGATGCTTGCGGCCGCACACAGGCTCGGAGTCGATTTCATCCGCTGTGACCATACGACGGTCGAAGGGACGAAGCGAGTGCGCAAACTCGCACCGATGTCGGTGCGCGATGTGACGTTGGATCCCAAGGTGGGGATCCTGCCCGTCTACGAATCGACGATGGTCGACTATCCGTTCGCATGGGCCGGGATCTTTCACCGGCGGGTGCTCGAACAGGGGATCCTCCATTTCCCGGAGAACTTCATGACCGCCGAAGACCGGTCGTGGATCTGGCGTCTGCATCTGCAGGCCGAGTCGTTCGCCGTCGTCGATGCTCCGGGAATCCTCTATCGGAGGGGGCTGGCGGGTTCGCTGTCGCGCATCGTCGACATCCGGCAGCTGGACTTCATTCGGGCATTCGGGCAGATCTTCGACCTCGTGGCCGCCGAACCGGACGCCGACCGGCTGTGGCCGAAGGCGATTCGGAACTGGTTGGCCATCCTCGATCATCAGATCAATCGGTTCGCAGCGTCCCCGGCGTCGCTGCGTCATCAGCTGCGACGAGGCGCGCGAACGATCTCGGCGAAGATCCCGCCCGAATATCTGCGCGAGGAATTCGTTCTGCAGAAGCAGGGACGGCAGCTCAATGTCAGCAGCTACCTCAATGACGCACCTTCGTTCGTGCTGGAGATGATGAAGTGA
- a CDS encoding N-acetylneuraminate synthase family protein: MTDQLAPVAIGEHLVGPNQPVYMIGEIGINHNGDVDIAKQLMDVAVTAGAQAVKFQKRNPEVAVPEHQKSKMRSTPWGEMTYIDYKYRVEFGIDEYAEIDRYAKEVGLQWFASPWDTDSVDFLENEFDALTYKVASASLTDFELLRAIAATGKPVLCSSGMSDWETLDRAVEIFDRDRLVLMHATSTYPLPPEEVNLTAIPAMRERYGVPVGYSGHELGLEISFAAAALGAVTIERHITLDSSMWGSDQSASMEPREFASLVKGVRVLETAFGDGVKRVMPGEESKIDSLRKVTA; encoded by the coding sequence ATGACTGATCAACTCGCCCCCGTGGCCATCGGAGAGCACCTCGTCGGCCCGAACCAGCCCGTGTACATGATCGGTGAGATCGGCATCAACCACAACGGCGACGTCGACATCGCCAAGCAGCTCATGGATGTCGCCGTCACCGCCGGTGCACAGGCCGTGAAGTTCCAGAAGCGCAACCCCGAGGTGGCCGTCCCCGAACACCAGAAGTCGAAGATGCGCTCGACCCCATGGGGCGAGATGACCTACATCGACTACAAGTACCGCGTCGAGTTCGGCATCGACGAATACGCCGAGATCGACCGCTACGCCAAGGAAGTCGGACTTCAGTGGTTCGCGTCCCCGTGGGACACCGATTCCGTCGACTTCCTCGAGAACGAGTTCGATGCGCTGACCTATAAGGTGGCTTCGGCCTCGCTGACGGACTTCGAACTGCTGCGCGCGATCGCCGCCACCGGCAAGCCCGTCCTGTGCTCCTCGGGCATGTCCGACTGGGAGACCCTGGACAGGGCCGTCGAGATCTTCGACCGCGACAGGCTCGTGCTCATGCACGCCACCTCGACCTACCCGCTGCCGCCCGAAGAGGTCAACCTCACAGCGATCCCGGCCATGCGTGAGCGCTACGGAGTCCCCGTCGGCTACTCCGGTCACGAGCTCGGCCTCGAGATCTCCTTCGCCGCTGCCGCACTGGGCGCCGTGACAATCGAACGTCACATCACACTCGACTCCTCGATGTGGGGATCCGACCAGTCCGCATCGATGGAACCACGCGAGTTCGCCTCCCTCGTCAAGGGCGTCCGCGTCCTCGAAACCGCCTTCGGCGACGGAGTCAAGCGCGTCATGCCGGGCGAGGAATCGAAGATCGATTCCCTGCGCAAGGTCACGGCCTGA